In Pseudomonas poae, a single genomic region encodes these proteins:
- a CDS encoding NAD(P)H-dependent glycerol-3-phosphate dehydrogenase: MTEQRPIAVLGGGSFGTAVANLLAENGHSVRQWMRDPEQAEAIRVHRENPRYLKGIKIHPAVEPVTDLLATLNDCDLSFVALPSSALRSVLAPHADLLAGKLLVSLTKGIEAQTFKLMSEILEEIAPQARIGVLSGPNLAREVAEHALTATVVASEDEALCERVQAVLHGRTFRVYASNDRFGVELGGALKNVYAIIAGMAVALGMGENTKSMLITRALAEMTRFAVNQGANPMTFLGLAGVGDLIVTCSSPKSRNYQVGFALGQGLSLEDAVTRLGEVAEGVNTLKVLKAKAQEVGVYMPLVAGLHAILFEGRTLNQVIELLMRAEPKTDVDFISTSGFN; this comes from the coding sequence ATGACTGAACAGCGCCCTATTGCGGTCCTGGGAGGCGGAAGTTTTGGTACCGCCGTGGCTAACCTGCTGGCCGAAAACGGCCATTCAGTGCGCCAGTGGATGCGTGATCCCGAGCAGGCCGAGGCCATTCGCGTGCACCGCGAGAATCCGCGTTACCTCAAAGGCATCAAGATTCACCCGGCGGTCGAACCCGTGACGGACCTGCTGGCCACCCTGAACGACTGCGACCTGAGTTTTGTCGCGTTGCCCTCCAGTGCCTTGCGCTCGGTGCTGGCACCCCATGCCGACCTTTTGGCCGGCAAGCTGCTGGTCAGCCTGACCAAGGGCATCGAGGCGCAGACCTTCAAGTTGATGAGTGAAATCCTTGAAGAGATCGCTCCACAAGCGCGGATTGGCGTGTTGTCCGGGCCGAACCTGGCGCGGGAAGTCGCCGAGCACGCATTGACCGCCACCGTGGTCGCCAGTGAAGACGAAGCGCTGTGTGAGCGTGTGCAAGCGGTGCTGCATGGCCGCACGTTCCGCGTGTATGCCAGCAACGATCGCTTCGGCGTCGAGCTGGGCGGCGCATTGAAAAACGTCTACGCCATCATCGCTGGCATGGCAGTCGCGCTGGGCATGGGCGAAAACACCAAAAGCATGTTGATCACCCGCGCCTTAGCCGAGATGACGCGTTTTGCGGTGAACCAGGGTGCCAACCCGATGACCTTCCTCGGCCTCGCGGGCGTGGGCGATTTGATCGTGACGTGCTCGTCGCCGAAAAGCCGCAATTACCAGGTCGGTTTTGCACTGGGCCAGGGCTTGAGCCTGGAAGACGCCGTTACGCGGCTGGGCGAAGTGGCCGAAGGGGTCAACACCCTCAAGGTGCTGAAGGCCAAGGCTCAGGAAGTCGGTGTGTATATGCCGCTGGTCGCTGGGCTGCACGCGATCCTGTTTGAAGGGCGCACCTTGAACCAGGTCATCGAGTTGTTGATGCGGGCCGAGCCGAAAACCGACGTCGACTTTATTTCCACCAGTGGTTTCAACTGA
- a CDS encoding DUF4892 domain-containing protein has translation MSVPNGCFRILGLSLLSPLVFAADVPGSQDLPTVTRQVDAQIVDYRPAEEKERIYPMGAIRKISGQLRYEGQATARGQATAITYELPPEHSSSAAFTATREALQAKGAQLLFWCQARDCGESSLWANEVFGNAKLVGADGQQEYLLLRLAAPQDNSLVALYGITRGNRRAYLHVEQLDASAPLGDLLPTSATLLRELKSTGELDFPTLGTEPDATWLTLISRGLNLDATLRVSLTGPTAEAWRQGLIDSGVRAARMETGTGDAKGLHLHLIR, from the coding sequence ATGAGCGTGCCTAACGGATGTTTCCGTATCCTGGGCTTGAGCCTTCTCAGCCCATTGGTGTTCGCCGCCGACGTGCCGGGCAGCCAGGACCTGCCCACCGTGACCCGCCAGGTCGACGCACAAATTGTCGATTACCGCCCCGCCGAAGAAAAAGAACGCATCTACCCCATGGGCGCGATTCGCAAGATCAGCGGCCAGTTGCGCTACGAAGGTCAAGCCACTGCACGTGGCCAAGCCACGGCGATCACCTATGAACTCCCTCCCGAACACAGCTCCAGCGCAGCCTTCACTGCGACGCGTGAAGCGTTGCAGGCCAAGGGCGCACAATTGCTGTTCTGGTGCCAGGCACGTGACTGCGGGGAAAGCAGCCTGTGGGCCAATGAGGTGTTCGGCAACGCCAAGCTGGTGGGTGCCGATGGCCAGCAGGAATACCTGCTGTTACGCCTGGCCGCTCCGCAGGACAACTCCTTGGTGGCGCTGTACGGCATCACCCGTGGCAACCGTCGCGCCTATTTGCATGTAGAACAACTGGATGCCAGCGCTCCGCTGGGCGATCTGCTGCCCACCTCCGCGACCTTGCTGCGCGAACTGAAAAGCACGGGCGAGCTGGATTTCCCGACGTTGGGCACCGAGCCTGATGCTACCTGGCTGACCTTGATATCACGCGGGCTGAACCTCGACGCCACCTTGCGCGTCAGTTTGACCGGGCCGACCGCCGAAGCGTGGCGCCAGGGCCTGATCGACAGCGGTGTGCGCGCTGCACGGATGGAAACCGGCACAGGTGATGCAAAGGGCCTGCACCTGCATCTGATACGCTAA
- the sixA gene encoding phosphohistidine phosphatase SixA gives MKLWILRHGEAEGHARTDAERNLTEHGRGEVLRSAAHLIGQPLSAIIASPYVRAQQTAHLVRDALGFEPQIRTVPWLTPEGNPSQVLDKLDTDDNVLLVSHQPLVGSLISFLQHGHPRQPQPMHTASLAELEGDFPLAGLMSLVSVKHP, from the coding sequence GTGAAGCTTTGGATTTTGCGCCACGGTGAGGCCGAAGGGCATGCGCGCACGGATGCCGAGCGCAACCTCACCGAACATGGTCGTGGCGAAGTGTTGCGCAGTGCTGCGCACCTGATCGGCCAGCCCCTCAGTGCAATCATCGCCAGCCCGTATGTGCGTGCGCAGCAAACCGCACACCTGGTGCGCGATGCACTGGGTTTCGAGCCGCAGATTCGCACCGTGCCGTGGCTGACGCCTGAGGGCAACCCGTCGCAGGTGCTTGATAAGCTCGACACGGATGACAATGTGCTGCTGGTCAGCCATCAACCGTTGGTCGGCAGCCTGATCAGCTTTTTGCAACACGGTCACCCGCGTCAGCCGCAGCCGATGCACACCGCCAGCCTGGCGGAACTGGAAGGGGATTTCCCGCTGGCGGGGCTGATGAGCCTGGTCAGTGTGAAGCATCCGTAG
- a CDS encoding alpha/beta hydrolase, whose product MSQHVFFAHANGFPSATYGKLFAALSPEYAVAHLPQHGHDPRFPVDDNWQNLVDELIHHLELQPEPVWGVGHSLGGVLHLHAAMRCPQLYRGVVMLDSPVLTRADRWVIRAAKRFGFIDRLTPAGRTLGRREEFSDLEAARSYFAGKTLFRGFDPECFDAYLQHGLLQVGDRLRLRFDPATEISIYRGVPHTSPGQVRQLKVPLAVVRGRQSRVVMRHHASGVDRLPMGEMLTMPGGHMFPLERPQDTATLIKHLFARWEARERNCA is encoded by the coding sequence ATGTCGCAGCACGTGTTTTTCGCCCATGCCAATGGGTTTCCCTCGGCCACCTACGGCAAGCTGTTTGCCGCACTGTCCCCTGAGTACGCGGTGGCGCATTTGCCACAGCACGGTCACGACCCCAGGTTTCCGGTGGACGATAACTGGCAGAACCTGGTGGATGAACTGATCCACCATTTGGAACTGCAACCGGAACCGGTGTGGGGCGTGGGCCATTCCCTGGGCGGGGTGTTGCATCTGCACGCGGCCATGCGCTGCCCGCAGTTGTATCGCGGGGTGGTGATGCTCGACTCGCCGGTGCTGACCCGCGCCGATCGCTGGGTGATCCGTGCAGCCAAGCGTTTTGGTTTTATCGACCGGCTGACACCTGCTGGGCGTACTTTGGGCCGTCGTGAAGAGTTCAGCGACCTGGAAGCAGCGCGCAGCTACTTCGCTGGCAAGACGCTGTTTCGTGGTTTTGACCCCGAATGCTTCGACGCTTACCTGCAACATGGCCTGCTGCAAGTCGGCGACCGCCTGCGCCTGCGCTTCGACCCGGCCACCGAAATCAGCATCTACCGTGGCGTGCCCCACACCAGCCCTGGCCAGGTGCGCCAATTGAAGGTGCCGCTGGCGGTGGTGCGCGGTCGCCAGAGCCGCGTAGTGATGCGTCACCATGCCAGCGGTGTGGACCGCCTGCCCATGGGCGAGATGCTGACCATGCCCGGCGGGCATATGTTTCCGCTTGAACGCCCCCAGGACACCGCGACCTTGATCAAGCACCTGTTCGCCCGCTGGGAAGCCCGCGAGCGCAACTGCGCATGA
- a CDS encoding TonB-dependent receptor: MLMCSAPALADDLFLDNQPLPQVLTATRLKQSAAAVPGSMTVIDSELIKASGARDISELLRLVPGMMVGYTTGNQAAVNYHGTSASDARRMQVLIDGRSVYRAGLATVDWSDIPVAMEDIERIEVFRGPNTVSYGANALMAVVNILTRSPANSHGTRVKVVRGERGINDFYASQGVGWETGDLRLSLSGQQDDGFDSDAAGADRRDSRRLNRFSLAVSQTLNAQQSIDWQLDAKEGTNQRPYTYMPVFAGITEGGNNSDVTAKDYAGSLRWNFDFNPDHSLYIQGSAQQWDRRQIWKACDAKISFSPQLTQLWQLNPNYAERLARHMDIYSQGSAPPGGAAEQALANTVLDQWRDGASQSVCGDIDQSTRESRYDLEVQDTLSLSDSLRLVSGVNYRYDRADSDTYFNGTLDDTTWRLFGQLEWRASEHWLLQGGAMFEDTHLSGSSLTPRVAVNYLINPRHGLRAVYSEAIRSPDMFENNVNWSYRVTNLSSPAFGQSSGQYFVKTRGPGNLDKELMRSRELGYNGFFADIGLSMDVKLFYDEITEMISSPLRNNQYIASNANSSRFTGAESQFDWRLSNADRLRLTYAYVDATTSNPLDKMQTARNSGSAGWLREWGQGWSSALFYYGDDALNRYRFERVDLRVAKRIALGNANVELAGMLQQRLDNQPTTWADNVYDHRHVLYFSAELEF; the protein is encoded by the coding sequence ATGTTGATGTGCAGCGCACCCGCGCTGGCCGACGATCTGTTTCTCGACAACCAGCCGCTGCCCCAGGTTTTGACCGCCACGCGCCTCAAGCAATCGGCCGCCGCCGTCCCTGGCAGCATGACCGTGATCGACAGCGAACTGATCAAGGCCAGCGGCGCGCGAGACATCAGTGAACTGCTGCGCCTGGTGCCCGGCATGATGGTCGGCTACACCACCGGCAACCAGGCGGCGGTGAACTACCACGGCACCAGCGCCAGCGATGCGCGCCGCATGCAGGTGTTGATCGACGGCCGCTCGGTGTACCGCGCTGGCCTGGCCACCGTGGACTGGAGCGACATCCCGGTCGCCATGGAAGATATCGAGCGCATCGAGGTGTTCCGCGGCCCCAACACCGTTAGCTACGGCGCGAATGCCTTGATGGCGGTGGTCAACATCCTTACGCGCTCGCCAGCCAACAGCCACGGCACGCGGGTGAAGGTGGTGCGTGGCGAACGTGGCATCAATGACTTCTATGCCAGCCAGGGCGTGGGCTGGGAAACCGGCGATCTGCGCCTGTCTCTCTCAGGCCAGCAAGACGATGGCTTCGACAGCGACGCCGCCGGTGCCGACCGTCGTGACAGCCGCCGCCTCAACCGCTTCAGCCTGGCAGTGAGCCAAACCCTGAATGCGCAGCAAAGCATCGATTGGCAGCTGGATGCCAAGGAAGGCACCAACCAACGGCCTTATACCTACATGCCGGTATTCGCCGGGATTACCGAAGGTGGTAATAATTCCGACGTCACTGCCAAGGACTATGCGGGCTCCCTGCGCTGGAACTTCGATTTCAACCCCGATCACAGCCTCTATATCCAGGGTTCGGCCCAACAGTGGGACCGTCGACAAATCTGGAAAGCCTGCGACGCCAAGATCTCGTTCAGCCCGCAGTTGACCCAATTGTGGCAACTGAACCCCAACTACGCCGAACGATTGGCCCGGCATATGGACATCTACAGCCAAGGCAGCGCACCACCCGGCGGCGCGGCTGAGCAAGCGCTGGCCAATACCGTGCTGGATCAATGGCGTGATGGCGCCAGCCAGAGCGTCTGCGGTGACATCGACCAAAGCACCCGTGAAAGCCGCTACGACCTGGAGGTTCAGGACACCCTCAGCCTGTCCGACAGCTTGCGGCTGGTCAGTGGTGTGAATTACCGCTACGACCGCGCCGACTCCGACACCTATTTCAATGGCACCCTGGACGACACCACCTGGCGCCTGTTCGGCCAACTGGAATGGCGTGCCAGCGAACACTGGCTGCTGCAAGGCGGCGCCATGTTTGAAGACACGCACCTGAGTGGCAGCTCGCTGACACCACGGGTAGCGGTCAATTACTTGATCAACCCGCGCCACGGCCTGCGTGCGGTGTACTCCGAAGCGATCCGTTCGCCGGACATGTTCGAGAACAACGTCAACTGGAGCTATCGCGTCACCAATCTCAGCTCTCCGGCCTTTGGCCAGAGCAGCGGGCAATACTTCGTAAAGACGCGGGGCCCTGGCAACCTCGATAAAGAACTGATGCGCTCGCGAGAATTGGGTTACAACGGTTTCTTTGCCGACATTGGGCTGAGCATGGACGTGAAACTGTTCTATGACGAAATCACCGAAATGATCAGCTCACCTTTGCGCAACAACCAATACATCGCCAGCAATGCAAATAGCTCGCGGTTTACCGGAGCCGAGTCCCAGTTCGACTGGCGCCTGAGCAACGCCGACCGCCTCCGACTGACCTATGCTTACGTGGATGCCACCACCAGCAATCCGCTGGACAAAATGCAGACCGCGCGCAACAGTGGCTCGGCCGGCTGGCTGCGTGAATGGGGGCAAGGTTGGTCCAGCGCGCTGTTCTACTATGGCGACGACGCACTCAACAGATATCGCTTCGAACGGGTCGACCTGCGGGTGGCCAAGCGCATTGCCTTGGGCAACGCCAACGTGGAGCTGGCCGGCATGTTGCAACAACGCCTCGATAACCAGCCCACCACCTGGGCCGACAACGTTTATGACCACCGCCACGTCCTCTACTTCAGCGCGGAGTTAGAGTTCTGA
- a CDS encoding DUF4389 domain-containing protein, with protein sequence MNDPKAAPKYESIVLRILWMLVFALVWQVAQFLLGALVIVQLIYRLVYSAPNLGLMNFGDSLSQFLAQIGRFGSFHTEQKPWPFADWPTPRAPEGEAAHSVPPAPHPARDEEPKL encoded by the coding sequence ATGAATGATCCAAAAGCAGCCCCCAAGTACGAATCCATTGTCTTGCGCATCCTCTGGATGCTGGTCTTTGCCCTGGTGTGGCAGGTGGCGCAGTTCCTGCTCGGCGCCTTGGTGATCGTGCAATTGATCTACCGCCTGGTGTACAGCGCGCCGAACCTGGGCCTGATGAACTTTGGCGACAGCCTCAGCCAGTTCCTTGCGCAGATCGGTCGCTTTGGCAGCTTCCACACCGAACAAAAGCCGTGGCCATTCGCCGATTGGCCAACCCCGCGTGCGCCGGAGGGCGAGGCCGCCCACAGCGTGCCGCCAGCGCCGCACCCAGCGCGTGATGAAGAGCCGAAACTGTGA
- a CDS encoding ABC transporter substrate-binding protein yields MGNSSRMTFFFIYTLLRRGLLLACLLLATPAWSAEILLTAAEDGDGVQAFAQALAQQRPEDRVTFKPLKDLPAPSRLPANTRLILLDLPGLDWRLQETQGPPTLVLRISRLQAHQRLGTTQPPRISLLWSDPPLDRQLRLIANVLPQARRIGVLYGAESEFLLPELRQYATPMGLEVVPQRWDNISDSRPLQTLFRNSDVLLGLDDPQLYNPKTAKNLLLSSYAQQLPLVGPNAGFVRAGSLASTYSDQSDWLAVLNRLLDQPPATWPRSLYPDHFKVVGNPQVARSLGIEQVDESSVAARLDEGEKRP; encoded by the coding sequence ATGGGCAACTCGTCACGGATGACCTTCTTCTTTATCTACACGCTGTTGCGGCGCGGGCTGTTGCTTGCCTGCCTGCTGCTGGCGACGCCGGCGTGGAGCGCCGAGATCCTGCTGACCGCCGCCGAAGACGGTGACGGGGTGCAAGCCTTTGCACAAGCCCTTGCCCAGCAACGTCCCGAAGACCGCGTTACCTTCAAGCCCCTCAAAGACTTGCCGGCCCCCAGCCGGCTACCGGCCAACACGCGGCTGATTCTGCTGGACCTGCCCGGCCTTGACTGGCGCTTGCAAGAAACCCAGGGGCCGCCGACGCTGGTGTTGCGCATCAGCCGGCTACAAGCCCACCAACGCTTGGGTACCACGCAGCCCCCGCGCATCAGCTTGCTATGGAGCGACCCACCGCTGGACCGCCAACTGCGGCTGATCGCCAACGTCCTGCCCCAGGCGCGGCGCATTGGCGTGCTTTACGGCGCCGAGAGTGAGTTCCTGTTGCCCGAACTGCGCCAGTACGCCACGCCCATGGGCTTGGAGGTCGTGCCCCAGCGTTGGGACAACATCAGTGACAGTCGCCCGCTGCAAACCCTGTTCAGGAACAGTGACGTGTTGCTCGGCCTCGACGACCCCCAACTGTACAACCCGAAGACCGCAAAGAACCTGCTATTGAGCAGCTACGCCCAGCAACTGCCGCTGGTGGGGCCGAATGCGGGCTTTGTGCGTGCCGGTAGCCTGGCCAGCACCTACAGCGACCAGAGCGACTGGCTGGCCGTGCTCAATCGTTTGCTGGACCAACCACCAGCAACTTGGCCACGCTCGCTGTACCCGGATCACTTCAAAGTCGTGGGCAACCCGCAAGTCGCACGCTCATTGGGGATCGAACAGGTAGACGAGTCCAGCGTCGCCGCCCGATTGGACGAAGGAGAGAAACGCCCATGA